One Pseudodesulfovibrio cashew DNA window includes the following coding sequences:
- the livM gene encoding high-affinity branched-chain amino acid ABC transporter permease LivM has product MDRQGFLQFFLSAGCDSFAHALKKSFLAAVWFAFVTFPIMVIRVNTIEHTVDWHWQRLGYVVLAVFFGSFVWRWLLARKELKKDESKGESRAEALLTTIQSHKILKFVALGVIAALALAFPEVFDLYQTNIMISCLVYVVLGLGLNIVVGLAGLLDLGYVAFYAVGAYAYALCNMHWGVGFWFMLPVGAVLGAILGLLLGFPVLRLRGDYLAIVTLGFGEIIRLVLENWGEVTMGPSGISRIARPEFFGAKLGVIGSTTYMYYIMIGLLVLTIFCVNRLQNSRIGRAWLALREDEIACQAMGIDKMKTKLMAFALGATWAGMAGVVFAAKTTFVNPASFTFWESAIILSIVVIGGMGSIRGVIAGAIILILVPEYLRDFAEFRMLLFGAIMVLVMVFRPQGLISAKRKIYEYKANPASAGNE; this is encoded by the coding sequence ATGGACAGGCAGGGATTCCTGCAATTTTTCCTGAGCGCCGGATGCGACAGCTTCGCCCATGCGCTCAAGAAGTCCTTCCTGGCCGCCGTCTGGTTCGCCTTCGTGACCTTTCCGATCATGGTCATCCGCGTCAATACCATTGAACATACTGTGGATTGGCATTGGCAGCGGCTCGGCTATGTGGTCCTGGCCGTGTTTTTCGGCTCCTTCGTCTGGCGCTGGCTGCTCGCCCGCAAGGAACTCAAGAAGGACGAAAGCAAGGGTGAGAGCCGCGCAGAGGCGTTGCTGACTACCATCCAGTCCCACAAGATTCTCAAATTCGTCGCGCTTGGCGTCATCGCCGCCCTGGCCCTGGCCTTCCCCGAGGTTTTCGACCTCTACCAGACCAACATCATGATCTCCTGCCTCGTCTATGTGGTGCTCGGGCTCGGCCTGAACATCGTCGTGGGCCTGGCCGGACTGCTTGACCTCGGCTACGTGGCCTTCTACGCCGTGGGCGCCTATGCCTACGCCCTGTGCAACATGCACTGGGGCGTCGGCTTCTGGTTTATGCTCCCCGTGGGCGCGGTGCTCGGGGCCATCCTCGGCCTGCTGCTCGGTTTTCCGGTCCTGCGGCTGCGAGGCGACTACCTGGCAATCGTCACCCTGGGCTTCGGCGAAATCATCCGCCTGGTTCTGGAGAACTGGGGCGAGGTGACCATGGGGCCCTCGGGCATCTCGCGCATCGCCCGCCCGGAGTTCTTCGGCGCCAAGCTCGGCGTCATCGGGTCCACCACCTATATGTACTACATCATGATAGGACTGCTGGTACTGACCATCTTCTGCGTCAACCGGCTCCAGAATTCGCGTATCGGCCGCGCCTGGCTGGCCCTGCGCGAGGATGAGATCGCCTGCCAGGCCATGGGCATCGACAAGATGAAGACCAAGCTTATGGCCTTTGCCCTGGGCGCCACCTGGGCGGGCATGGCCGGCGTCGTGTTCGCGGCCAAGACGACCTTCGTCAACCCGGCGTCCTTCACCTTCTGGGAGTCGGCCATCATCCTGTCCATCGTGGTCATCGGCGGCATGGGTTCCATCCGAGGCGTCATCGCCGGAGCCATCATCCTCATCCTGGTTCCGGAATATCTCCGTGACTTTGCTGAGTTCCGCATGCTCCTGTTCGGGGCGATCATGGTTCTGGTCATGGTCTTCCGTCCTCAGGGTCTGATCAGCGCCAAGCGCAAGATTTACGAATACAAAGCTAACCCCGCGAGTGCAGGCAATGAATAA
- a CDS encoding branched-chain amino acid ABC transporter permease encodes MEYFLELLFGGLTRGSIYALIALGYTMVYGIIELINFAHGEIYMIGAFTGLIVAGLLTMLGFPGIAILAIAMACAVVWAAAYGYTIEKVAYKPLRGAPRLSPLISAIGMSIFLQNYVMLAQTSDFLPFPELIPEFDFMKGMGSMLSSSELAILTVTVAVCVGLTLFIKYTKLGKAMRATAQNRKMAMLVGINVDMVISATFIIGSSLAAMGGVLIASHIGQINYFIGFIAGIKAFTAAVLGGIGSIPGAMLGGLVLGLTEAFATGYVSSDYEDVFAFCLLVLILIFRPSGIMGKEKIQKV; translated from the coding sequence ATGGAATATTTTCTGGAACTGCTGTTCGGCGGGCTGACCCGGGGGAGCATCTACGCGCTCATCGCCCTCGGCTACACCATGGTCTACGGCATCATCGAGCTGATCAACTTCGCTCACGGCGAGATCTACATGATCGGCGCGTTCACCGGCCTGATCGTGGCCGGGCTGCTGACCATGCTCGGCTTCCCAGGCATCGCCATCCTGGCCATCGCCATGGCTTGCGCAGTGGTCTGGGCTGCGGCGTACGGCTATACCATTGAAAAGGTCGCCTACAAGCCCCTGCGGGGCGCTCCCAGGCTTTCTCCGCTCATCTCGGCCATCGGCATGTCGATCTTCTTGCAGAACTACGTGATGCTCGCCCAGACTTCCGATTTTCTTCCCTTTCCCGAGCTGATCCCCGAGTTCGACTTCATGAAGGGCATGGGCTCCATGCTCAGCTCCTCCGAGCTGGCCATCCTTACGGTAACGGTCGCTGTCTGCGTGGGCCTTACCCTGTTCATCAAGTACACCAAGCTCGGCAAGGCCATGCGCGCCACGGCTCAGAACCGCAAGATGGCCATGCTGGTGGGCATCAATGTTGATATGGTCATCTCGGCCACCTTCATCATCGGTTCCAGTCTGGCTGCCATGGGCGGCGTGCTCATCGCTTCGCACATCGGGCAGATCAACTATTTCATCGGCTTCATCGCGGGTATCAAGGCGTTCACCGCCGCAGTGCTGGGCGGCATCGGCTCCATTCCCGGGGCCATGCTCGGAGGTCTCGTCCTCGGACTGACCGAAGCCTTTGCCACCGGCTATGTGTCCTCTGACTACGAGGACGTCTTCGCGTTCTGCCTGCTCGTGCTGATCCTGATCTTCCGGCCCTCCGGTATCATGGGCAAGGAAAAGATCCAGAAGGTTTAA
- a CDS encoding branched-chain amino acid ABC transporter substrate-binding protein, translated as MRKLRLIALCIAMVAMLAACSSEGEKKGEEKAEAPAPAAKLVLGVAGAHSGDLASYGLPTVNAAKLVAAKFNAAGGVNGAMVEVYAQDDQCKPELATNAATKMVSEDVKIVLGHICSGATKAALPIYLESKIILMSPSATNPPLTQSGDYPNFFRTIAPDDAQAALEVSFAKSLGLKKVAVIHDKGDYGKGFASFCKQFIEKEDGIDVVLFEGVTPGAVDYSAVVQKIKSSGAEGVIFGGYHPEASKIVTGMRKKGLELPFLSDDGVKDDTFIKVAGKYAEGVYATGPKDLSSVPMNQEAVAAHKAEFGEDPGPFFSQAYAAAQALLTAVQRAGSTDYDKVTEALRTQYVDTAVGKIKFDAKGDAEGVGFSVYQVKDGKYAEVK; from the coding sequence ATGAGAAAACTGCGTCTGATCGCACTGTGCATCGCCATGGTCGCCATGCTGGCCGCCTGCAGCAGCGAAGGTGAGAAAAAAGGTGAAGAAAAGGCCGAAGCCCCGGCTCCGGCTGCCAAACTGGTGCTCGGCGTAGCCGGTGCCCACTCCGGCGACCTGGCCTCCTACGGCCTGCCCACCGTCAACGCCGCCAAGCTCGTGGCCGCCAAGTTCAACGCCGCCGGCGGCGTGAACGGCGCCATGGTCGAAGTCTACGCTCAGGATGACCAGTGCAAGCCCGAGCTGGCCACCAACGCCGCCACCAAGATGGTTTCCGAAGACGTGAAGATCGTTCTCGGCCACATCTGCTCCGGCGCCACCAAGGCCGCGCTCCCGATCTACCTTGAGTCCAAGATCATCCTCATGTCTCCCTCCGCCACCAACCCGCCGCTGACCCAGTCCGGCGACTACCCGAACTTCTTCCGCACCATCGCTCCTGATGATGCCCAGGCTGCCCTCGAAGTTTCCTTCGCCAAGAGCCTCGGTCTGAAAAAGGTCGCCGTCATCCACGACAAGGGTGACTACGGCAAGGGCTTCGCCTCCTTCTGCAAGCAGTTCATCGAGAAGGAAGACGGCATCGACGTCGTCCTGTTCGAAGGCGTGACCCCCGGCGCGGTGGACTACTCCGCCGTTGTCCAGAAGATCAAGTCCTCCGGTGCTGAAGGCGTCATCTTCGGCGGTTACCATCCCGAGGCTTCCAAGATCGTCACCGGTATGCGCAAGAAGGGCCTGGAGCTGCCGTTCCTGTCTGATGACGGCGTGAAGGATGACACCTTCATCAAGGTTGCCGGCAAGTACGCCGAGGGCGTCTACGCCACCGGTCCCAAGGACCTGTCCTCCGTGCCCATGAACCAGGAAGCCGTCGCCGCCCACAAGGCCGAGTTCGGCGAAGATCCCGGTCCGTTCTTCTCCCAGGCTTACGCCGCTGCCCAGGCCCTGCTGACCGCTGTTCAGCGTGCCGGTTCCACCGACTACGACAAGGTCACCGAGGCCCTGCGTACCCAGTACGTGGACACCGCCGTCGGCAAGATCAAGTTCGACGCCAAGGGCGATGCCGAGGGTGTCGGCTTCTCCGTGTACCAGGTGAAAGACGGCAAGTACGCGGAAGTCAAGTAG
- a CDS encoding tetratricopeptide repeat protein: protein MTASIVTMGRKTVIIAVLFCVAAMFVTSFAYRMRNPNLFVQVKQPAGSTGQGAMTPPPGMTGGAEGPMAKVREYMIQVEKNPNDVKALINLGNSFLMMRAWDRALEPLEKANKLEPGNVHLLKAIGIARFNKKDYAEAAAAYEAVLKVEPEDTLALFNLGVIHKYYFEKQDQARTYFEKVLAVEKEDAELIKMAKQELEK, encoded by the coding sequence ATGACGGCTAGCATCGTGACCATGGGCCGCAAGACGGTCATTATTGCAGTGTTGTTTTGTGTCGCGGCCATGTTCGTGACCAGTTTCGCCTACCGGATGCGCAACCCGAACCTGTTCGTGCAGGTCAAGCAGCCCGCCGGATCGACCGGGCAGGGCGCCATGACGCCGCCTCCGGGCATGACCGGCGGCGCAGAGGGCCCCATGGCCAAGGTCCGCGAGTACATGATCCAGGTGGAGAAGAACCCCAATGACGTTAAGGCGTTGATCAACCTGGGGAATTCCTTCCTGATGATGCGCGCCTGGGATCGTGCCCTGGAACCGCTGGAAAAGGCCAACAAGCTGGAGCCGGGCAACGTCCATCTGCTCAAGGCCATAGGCATCGCCAGGTTCAACAAGAAGGATTACGCCGAGGCCGCTGCGGCCTACGAGGCTGTCCTCAAGGTCGAACCAGAGGACACGCTGGCGTTGTTCAATCTGGGTGTCATCCACAAATATTATTTCGAAAAACAAGATCAGGCCAGAACGTATTTCGAGAAAGTGTTGGCTGTTGAAAAGGAAGATGCGGAACTCATAAAGATGGCAAAACAAGAGCTCGAAAAATAA
- a CDS encoding CcmD family protein, producing the protein MSATTYILIANSAVLLGLVGYLCFLASREAGLKKRARQIELLEEGHDG; encoded by the coding sequence ATGTCTGCGACCACCTATATCCTCATCGCCAACAGCGCCGTCTTGCTCGGCCTGGTCGGTTACCTCTGTTTTCTGGCTTCCCGCGAGGCGGGCCTGAAGAAGCGGGCGCGGCAGATCGAACTTCTGGAGGAAGGCCATGACGGCTAG
- the ccsA gene encoding cytochrome c biogenesis protein CcsA has protein sequence MKVKILAGLAVIALLVQQYMIWFYAPIAQSGPVQKIFYMHLPCSWWALVSFFVVFVSSILFLLKRNDAFDRVAGAAAEIGVLFATLALVTGSTWARAEWGHWWLWDPKLTTALIMWYVYAGYLVLRATPMGRDRKALVCAVLGIVAFLDVPLVFFAAKLWGSAHPDGLARQGSGMEARMWHTVFAGLISFGFVWGAILLTRVRQLGRQAELDARLVWDDE, from the coding sequence ATGAAAGTAAAGATTCTCGCCGGACTGGCAGTCATCGCGCTGCTGGTGCAACAATACATGATCTGGTTTTACGCGCCCATCGCCCAGTCCGGGCCGGTGCAGAAGATTTTCTACATGCACCTGCCGTGTTCCTGGTGGGCGCTGGTGAGCTTTTTCGTGGTTTTCGTGTCGTCCATCCTGTTCCTGCTCAAGCGCAACGACGCCTTTGACCGCGTTGCCGGGGCCGCCGCCGAGATCGGCGTGCTCTTCGCCACCCTGGCGCTGGTCACCGGATCGACCTGGGCGCGTGCGGAGTGGGGCCACTGGTGGCTGTGGGACCCGAAGCTGACCACCGCGCTTATCATGTGGTATGTGTACGCCGGATACCTCGTGCTCAGGGCAACGCCCATGGGCCGTGACCGCAAGGCGCTGGTCTGTGCCGTGCTCGGCATCGTGGCCTTTCTCGACGTGCCGCTGGTCTTTTTCGCGGCCAAGTTGTGGGGCAGCGCCCATCCGGACGGCCTGGCCCGTCAGGGCTCGGGCATGGAGGCGCGCATGTGGCACACGGTCTTTGCCGGATTGATCTCCTTCGGTTTTGTCTGGGGCGCCATCCTGCTGACGCGGGTGAGGCAGCTCGGGCGGCAGGCTGAACTTGATGCCCGGCTGGTCTGGGACGACGAATAA
- a CDS encoding heme exporter protein CcmB — MLRRTLAIASKDLTLSVSGGQGLVQAVLLGLLLIFMFSLSKPLGGTISPQAAGAIFWLASAFGLVLVFNDLFAIEEANGARIGILSSPAPVHAVWVGKGAAGLSLLLVSQLVFFPATVAFLGQTVSGPWWLLLTVLLGADIGLVVIGALLGALSQGQAARESLLSVIVFPLLLPVLLAGITLFGFCFSPEEIEGADKWLGLIFAFDCLFAGAGLFLFPFVYSGEE, encoded by the coding sequence ATGCTGAGGCGCACCCTGGCCATCGCTTCCAAGGACCTGACGCTGTCCGTCTCCGGCGGGCAGGGGCTGGTGCAGGCCGTCCTGCTCGGCCTGCTGCTGATCTTCATGTTCTCCCTGTCCAAGCCTTTGGGCGGCACCATCTCGCCCCAGGCTGCCGGGGCCATCTTCTGGCTCGCCTCGGCCTTCGGGCTGGTTCTGGTCTTCAATGACCTGTTCGCCATCGAGGAAGCCAACGGCGCGCGCATCGGCATCCTGTCGTCGCCCGCGCCGGTGCACGCCGTGTGGGTGGGCAAGGGGGCGGCCGGATTGAGCCTGCTGCTGGTCTCGCAGCTTGTGTTTTTCCCGGCCACCGTGGCCTTTCTCGGCCAGACCGTGAGCGGCCCTTGGTGGCTGCTGCTGACCGTGCTTTTGGGCGCGGACATCGGCCTGGTGGTCATCGGCGCGCTGCTCGGCGCGCTCTCCCAGGGGCAGGCCGCGCGCGAGTCGCTCCTGTCGGTCATCGTGTTCCCGCTGTTGCTGCCCGTGCTGCTGGCTGGGATCACCCTGTTCGGCTTCTGTTTTTCTCCGGAGGAAATCGAGGGGGCCGATAAATGGCTTGGCCTGATTTTCGCCTTTGACTGCCTGTTCGCCGGAGCCGGATTGTTTTTGTTTCCGTTCGTCTACAGTGGGGAAGAGTAG
- the ccmA gene encoding heme ABC exporter ATP-binding protein CcmA yields the protein MADAPGNALLSVKRAAKFYGQKLVFKEVSCDVGPGQIVLVAGPNGAGKSTLMRIMAGLSKPSAGDVDLRLEPEETAYLGHATFIYPGLSALANLKFWASMYGLSPSRDELMALLKRVGLERVAEEKAGAFSRGMAQRLNLARIYLVEPKLIFLDEPGTGLDPKSLATLRGEIAGFRDRGTSVIWISHHVAEDTALADMVLALGGRRVEYFGPASGYEVASC from the coding sequence TGCTCTCGGTCAAGCGGGCCGCGAAGTTCTACGGCCAGAAGCTCGTCTTCAAGGAAGTCTCCTGCGATGTGGGACCCGGGCAGATCGTACTCGTCGCCGGTCCCAACGGCGCGGGCAAGTCCACGCTGATGCGCATCATGGCCGGGCTGTCCAAGCCGTCGGCAGGGGACGTGGACCTGCGCCTGGAGCCCGAGGAAACCGCCTACCTGGGGCACGCGACGTTCATCTATCCCGGGCTTTCCGCCCTGGCCAACCTGAAGTTCTGGGCCTCCATGTACGGTCTGTCGCCTTCCCGCGACGAGCTCATGGCCCTGCTCAAGCGGGTGGGGCTGGAGCGCGTGGCCGAGGAAAAGGCAGGGGCCTTTTCCCGGGGCATGGCCCAGCGGCTGAATCTGGCCCGTATCTATCTGGTCGAGCCCAAGCTCATCTTTTTGGACGAGCCCGGAACCGGGCTGGACCCCAAGTCCCTCGCCACCCTGCGTGGTGAGATCGCCGGCTTCCGCGATCGCGGCACCAGCGTCATCTGGATCAGCCATCACGTGGCCGAGGACACCGCCCTGGCCGACATGGTCCTGGCCCTGGGCGGCAGGCGGGTGGAATATTTCGGTCCGGCCTCCGGGTATGAGGTGGCGTCATGCTGA